TCTGCAATCCACTAGCGTGTGTAAAGTATGTATATCTCAAACCGTGGAACACGGTTATAAAATTTCTCCGTCGTTTCAAATCTGACTTGTCAGCTCAGGATCCACAACCTACGACAAACTTTACTTGTATGTGTTATCTTGGAGCAGTGgcaactttttttttccaggTGTTGAAAGAAACATCACGAAAACGAGTCTGGTCGTGCCGTGGTGGTCAATGTGTCCAGGTAAAATGACTGCTACGCAGCACCGCTCTAGTAGTAAACCTCTGCTCGTACGAAAAGCCAAACTAGGTCATAACGCCCTCCCCAGCGATCTCTCCCAATCCCAGTATCTTACCCCAGCTCCTCCACATCCTCTCCACCACCAACCGTCTCTCTCTCCCACCCAACTCAGGATCCTCCAAATCTTCCACATCTTCTAGGAATCCCTCTTTCAATCTAGAATTATTAGGAAGATACTTTTCCGCGTATGTTTGTAATTGCGCAACAGAAAGCATGAGTAGACCGGCAGTTTGCGAGGACACTTGAGTAGTTTGGTCGTGTATCAGGAGGCGTTCAATTCGTCTATATAAGAATGATGGTCAGACATTTATTTTTCTAACTGATTCAACCAACCTCATCGCAAAGAGCACACGCGCTCGTTGATGTTTCCCTCCGTATCGCTGTTTGCCACGACCACCCACGAGTAGCCGTCGAATATACCCCACGGTGAGATATAGAATAGAGAACGCCGGCGCGACTCCAACGAAAGCAAAAGTTAGTTCTAAGATGAACAGTCAGGGTGTACATGACCGTCAAACGACGACAAACGGCATCGAACCTTGAGATTTCAATAACCTGTCAATGCCTGTAAGAGCTTGATCTATGTCCACCTAGCACGAACACTCAGCGACAAGCAACTGCAAAATACCAACGACTCTGCGTACCTTTGCTTTCTGAACCTGAATGAACAGTGtcctcagaagagttccTCCAAGAGCTGACTTGACCGGGCTTCGGATGTCCTCTTCGTACAACTTCATCACTGGGGTCAAATCGCCTGCTCTAACCTGCTCTGAGAGCCCGCGTAGCTGATCGGAGTTGTAATTGAGGTGGTCTTTTGCGAGGGATATTGCCATGCGCTCCAAGGACTGGAAATAAATATCAGGACCGCGAAACAAAAAATAACAGAAGCACGAACTTCAAAATCGGCTTCGACTCCTTCTTTGCTAACAATGACGCTTTTGTCCTTGGAACGTACGGTGTCAAAGACGCCCTTCAATGGTTCAATAAGCCAATCCACCAAAAATCCTTGAAGCACTTCCTTTGACTCTCGGGCAAGTTGCAAAAGGCTTCCTCGGGAGTGATACAATCGGCCAACGGTATATAAAAATATCGGAGGACCCAGAATGAGTCGAGGCCATAGACGGGTTAAGcgcgaaggcttcaacagttGTTCGGATCGCAGATGTGCGACATGGAGGTCTTTGAACTCAGTGAAGGTCGTAGAACAGAAAGCCTGTAACATTGGAAGAGTGGAATCCATCGCTACGGAGGATGTAACCTCGCGCATGATTCCGTCGATGACTTCCACTGTAGGCTTCAAAGATTCTAGGTCGAACTGGGGATGGTCCAAGGTATCCCTCAAACGAAGGCGTTCTTGGGCAAGTTGACCAAGGGCGGAGGCTCGGTCGTTTCGAATCGCCTCCAGTTGGCGTCTCTTAAAACGGCATTCTTCCTTCGTCAGTCGATAAGGTAGTTCGATTAGAGAACGTATGGATCCGGCGAGATGTGAGATGATGCGAGTTATGCTCCAACCGTGATTACCGGACGGCGTTTGCTGAGAGTCGAAGAATAGAGAAAGGGATGGGATGGATGACAGAGATTGAGAGGAGTGATGGAGGTGGGGGAAGAGCGAGGTTACGAGAATTGAAGGTCGTAGAGCTCGGGAAGGAAATAAAAGACGCAAGGATGATGGCCTTAGTTGGTCAATGTTCATTGGAATGTTATGCTGCCTGAGACCGTCGCGGAAAGTGCGTGTCAAGTTTACCAAACGAGAAGGAAGGGCTGTAATAGAGTTTCAGTCCATAAGTCCATCACTGTATATGCAGCTCACTTTGCAAAAGGTAATGAACAACATTCGATGGGGACCTTTCAACAT
This genomic window from Marasmius oreades isolate 03SP1 chromosome 8, whole genome shotgun sequence contains:
- a CDS encoding uncharacterized protein (BUSCO:EOG09260VCG); the protein is MAVSQTFTVRNFVKALDQHAKKPLLQVAQTVSEKSDSDSTKQKLQSVLASLEKLYIPGSNQHTRDAIQLLLSLQNQRLVEGLPPSKDSEQAALEQAVLNKVAIVVYSQALDILLSQCLEAESEMEWWNDVERSPSNVVHYLLQTLPSRLVNLTRTFRDGLRQHNIPMNIDQLRPSSLRLLFPSRALRPSILVTSLFPHLHHSSQSLSSIPSLSLFFDSQQTPSGNHGWSITRIISHLAGSIRSLIELPYRLTKEECRFKRRQLEAIRNDRASALGQLAQERLRLRDTLDHPQFDLESLKPTVEVIDGIMREVTSSVAMDSTLPMLQAFCSTTFTEFKDLHVAHLRSEQLLKPSRLTRLWPRLILGPPIFLYTVGRLYHSRGSLLQLARESKEVLQGFLVDWLIEPLKGVFDTVRSKDKSVIVSKEGVEADFESLERMAISLAKDHLNYNSDQLRGLSEQVRAGDLTPVMKLYEEDIRSPVKSALGGTLLRTLFIQVQKAKVDIDQALTGIDRLLKSQGSMPFVVV
- a CDS encoding uncharacterized protein (BUSCO:EOG09260VCG), which produces MAVSQTFTVRNFVKALDQHAKKPLLQVAQTVSEKSDSDSTKQKLQSVLASLEKLYIPGSNQHTRDAIQLLLSLQNQRLVEGLPPSKDSEQAALEQAVLNKVAIVVYSQALDILLSQCLEAESEMEWWNDVERSPSNVVHYLLQTLPSRLVNLTRTFRDGLRQHNIPMNIDQLRPSSLRLLFPSRALRPSILVTSLFPHLHHSSQSLSSIPSLSLFFDSQQTPSGNHGWSITRIISHLAGSIRSLIELPYRLTKEECRFKRRQLEAIRNDRASALGQLAQERLRLRDTLDHPQFDLESLKPTVEVIDGIMREVTSSVAMDSTLPMLQAFCSTTFTEFKDLHVAHLRSEQLLKPSRLTRLWPRLILGPPIFLYTVGRLYHSRGSLLQLARESKEVLQGFLVDWLIEPLKGVFDTVRSKDKSVIVSKEGVEADFESLERMAISLAKDHLNYNSDQLRGLSEQVRAGDLTPVMKLYEEDIRSPVKSALGGTLLRTLFIQVQKAKVDIDQALTGIDRLLKSQELTFAFVGVAPAFSILYLTVGYIRRLLVGGRGKQRYGGKHQRARVLFAMRRIERLLIHDQTTQVSSQTAGLLMLSVAQLQTYAEKYLPNNSRLKEGFLEDVEDLEDPELGGRERRLVVERMWRSWGKILGLGEIAGEGVMT